The Deinococcus taeanensis genomic interval GGCATGGCCTGCCCCCACGGCCAGACCGATGTCACTGACGCCCTGAAAGCCGTGCTCCGCGTCGCCGCGGCGCAGGCGACCCTCCACACCAGCAGAGCCGTCGTGGGGAGGCACCCTGACCCCCTAGCAGCTCAACGCCGCCGTGATGGAGGAAGGTGACAGCCCCGAGGTGGCGCACACCTGAGAACCAGCGCACACTCCAGCGCAACAGCGCACACCACCCTCCACCAGGGGGTCGCCGCATTGCGCTGCACCTGACGCATGCCTGAACGCCGCCGCAGGCAGCCCGTCGGCCCGCCCCAGCCCGCAGAGCTCAGGACCGTCGCCGTGCCCCTGACGCTCCCGACCTTCCCTGGACCCAAGGCTCAGGGCCGTTCAAAGCGGCGCGGGGGGCGCTGAACGACGCCCCCCGCGTGGTCCACTGCTCCGCGCAGCAATGAGGCTGTATCCGCCCAGAACGGATAACAATTCACCAGGGCAGACCCACGCCCACCCACCTTTCCAGGCGGCCGCACCCTGAACCACCGACATGCTCCGGCGGCTCTCCTGACCTGAACCGTGACCTGATCCTCTGACGTCACTCGAGTTCGCCGGCGTCCACCCACCACCGCAGCGTGGCCGCAGAGGCACCGGCCGCAGACTCAGGGCGTCAGGACCGCCAGAGCATCGATCTCCACCAGCAGCCCCGGGTTGAGACCCACATACACGGTGCTGCGGGCCGGGTAAGGCTCACTGAAGAACTCACGGTACACGGCGTTCATCGCCGCGAAGTCCTCCGCACGGGTCAGGTACACCCCCACGCGCAGGACATCCCCCATGCTGGCCCCGGCCGATTCCAGCGCCGCGCGGACGTTCTCCAGGGCCTGGCGGGTCTGCGCCTCCACCCCGACACGGGCCTGACGGGTTGCCGGTTCCACCCCCACCTGACCAGCGGTGTGCACGAACGGACCGATACGCACGGCGTGCGAGTAGGGCCCGGCCGGGGCCGGGGCGTTCTCCGGAGTGAAGCTCTGTCGTGACATGAGCGAGGTTCTAGCACGCCGCGCGTCAGGGCAGCCAGTTGCCCCCACACACGAACACCCC includes:
- a CDS encoding RidA family protein, yielding MSRQSFTPENAPAPAGPYSHAVRIGPFVHTAGQVGVEPATRQARVGVEAQTRQALENVRAALESAGASMGDVLRVGVYLTRAEDFAAMNAVYREFFSEPYPARSTVYVGLNPGLLVEIDALAVLTP